A genomic window from Diospyros lotus cultivar Yz01 chromosome 2, ASM1463336v1, whole genome shotgun sequence includes:
- the LOC127793995 gene encoding uncharacterized protein LOC127793995, translating into MSPPQAPDMSDSSPRIFYHSNLRFFPSIRRLRRPKASESTPAPPPAGFEEGENVETEAEDGLVALRRSVKRLHFGSWEEKEAAAIEIRRLAKEDSKTRKALAELGVVPPLVAMVGSEVAGRRRPAVQALIELANGSYTTKALMLGAGILSKLPENVDGIDEPTMHELAQLLQSLSSLANSQFPFTSPRIPPLLAGILESSASTGTIKLCLSTVYNLSTMLDNATALASTEMIHALLKLSTEKETSENALAAVGNLAVTLPGKKAMEESPVAPESLIEILTWEEKPKCQELSAYLLMILAHQSSIQRKKMADSGIVSVLLEVALLGSPLAQKRALKLLQWFKDERQARMGPHSGPQTAGRVVEIGSPVSEREKNEGREMMKKLVKQSLYKNLETITRRANAAEDSSSSRLKALALSSSSKSLPY; encoded by the exons ATGTCTCCTCCACAAGCTCCGGACATGTCTGATTCTTCTCCCCGCATCTTCTATCACTCAAACCTCCGATTCTTTCCGAGCATACGGCGGCTCCGCCGCCCCAAGGCTTCTGAGAGCACACCAGCGCCGCCTCCGGCTGGGTTCGAAGAGGGCGAGAACGTGGAGACTGAGGCCGAAGATGGGCTGGTGGCTCTGCGGAGGTCTGTGAAGAGGCTTCACTTCGGAAGCTGGGAAGAGAAGGAGGCGGCGGCGATAGAGATACGGCGGCTGGCGAAAGAGGATTCCAAGACGAGGAAGGCCCTGGCCGAGCTCGGCGTCGTGCCGCCATTGGTGGCCATGGTTGGGTCAGAGGTGGCCGGCCGGCGGCGGCCGGCGGTTCAAGCATTGATTGAGCTTGCCAACGGATCTTACAC GACGAAGGCGCTAATGCTAGGGGCCGGAATCTTATCAAAATTGCCAGAAAATGTCGACGGTATCGACGAACCAACTATGCACGAACTGGCCCAATTGCTGCAATCCTTGTCTTCCCTGGCCAACAGCCAGTTCCCTTTCACCTCACCAAGAATTCCTCCATTGCTGGCCGGGATTCTGGAGTCTAGCGCAAGCACTGGAACCATAAAGCTTTGCTTGAGCACTGTGTACAATCTATCCACCATGCTAGACAATGCAACAGCTTTGGCCAGCACCGAGATGATCCACGCCCTTCTGAAGCTCTCCACCGAGAAAGAAACCTCGGAGAATGCGCTTGCAGCGGTTGGGAACTTGGCGGTAACCCTACCGGGGAAGAAGGCGATGGAGGAGAGTCCAGTGGCGCCCGAAAGCTTGATAGAGATCTTGACATGGGAGGAAAAACCCAAGTGCCAAGAACTTTCCGCTTATCTTCTGATGATCCTGGCTCATCAAAGCTCCATTCAGAGAAAGAAAATGGCAGATTCGGGAATTGTTTCGGTTCTCCTTGAAGTGGCCTTGCTGGGCAGCCCTTTGGCTCAGAAAAGGGCGCTGAAGCTGCTACAATGGTTTAAAGACGAGCGGCAAGCGAGAATGGGGCCGCATTCGGGGCCACAAACAGCTGGGAGGGTTGTAGAGATAGGTTCCCCGGTGAGCGAAAGGGAGAAGAACGAAGGGagggagatgatgaagaagttggtGAAGCAAAGTCTGTATAAGAATTTGGAAACGATTACTAGGCGAGCCAATGCTGCTGaggattcttcttcttctaggctCAAGGCTTTGGCCCTGAGCTCCAGTTCAAAGAGTTTGCCTTATTAG
- the LOC127794683 gene encoding uncharacterized protein LOC127794683, whose protein sequence is MAGNNFMSAPPMFTGENYQIWAVKMESYLQASDLWDVVTTEIPTLPEDPTIAQITENKSATRKGYKAKTCIHSAVSEMIFTKIMTCETAKQAWDLLKEEYRGNQRTKRMQILNLKREFEMKKMKEAESFKEYVDKLMAIVNKIRMLGEALPDSRVVEKILVTLLEMFEAKISSLEESRDLSTIALGELINAMQAQEQRRAYRQEEGVEGAFQAKYTATSESKGKKLWNRGGEDNVGKGTRNPPKFPHCQHCSKTNHHPTKCWKILECRSCKKKRHIAKFCKNKQQTQAQTVQQPNEE, encoded by the coding sequence ATGGCAGGAAACAATTTCATGTCAGCACCACCAATGTTTACAGGTGAAAATTATCAGATTTGGGCAGTGAAGATGGAGTCATACTTGCAGGCAAGTGATTTATGGGATGTGGTAACAACTGAAATACCAACATTACCTGAGGATCCAACCATTGCCCAAATCACAGAAAATAAGTCAGCAACAAGAAAAGGGTATAAGGCCAAGACCTGTATTCACTCAGCCGTATcagaaatgatttttacaaaGATCATGACTTGTGAAACAGCAAAACAAGCATGGGATCTTCTCAAGGAGGAGTACCGGGGTAATCAGAGGACAAAGCGGATGCAAATTCTGAATCTcaagagagaatttgagatgaaaaaaatgaaggaagcTGAGAGCTTCAAGGAATATGTTGACAAACTGATGGCCATTGTCAACAAGATCAGGATGCTTGGTGAAGCACTTCCTGATAGCAGAGTTGTTGAAAAGATACTGGTAACACTTCTTGAAATGTTTGAGGCTAAGATTTCCTCTCTTGAGGAGTCAAGAGACCTGTCAACTATTGCATTAGGAGAGTTGATCAATGCGATGCAAGCTCAGGAGCAGAGAAGAGCTTATAGACAGGAGGAGGGAGTAGAAGGGGCTTTTCAGGCAAAGTACACAGCCACTAGTGAAAGCAAGGGAAAGAAGCTTTGGAATAGAGGAGGAGAAGACAATGTTGGCAAGGGCACACGAAATCCTCCTAAATTTCCTCATTGCCAACACTGCAGCAAAACTAATCATCATCCAACTAAATGTTGGAAAATTCTGGAATGCAGATCATGCAAGAAAAAGAGGCACATTGCTAAATTCTGCAAGAACAAACAGCAAACCCAGGCACAGACTGTGCAACAACCTAATgaagaataa